The Saprospiraceae bacterium genome contains the following window.
GGATGCTTTAAAAAATTATGATGGTACAGTATTGATCGTTTCCCACGACCGTGATTTTTTAAAAGAGTTAGCAGATAAAACGATTCTTTTTGAAAATAAAGGAATTACAGTATTTGAAGGGGATATTGATTATTATTTAGAGAAAACTGAAGAGAATACAGTTTATGATTTGCCGGTAAAACAAGGAGAAAATAAATCGAATGCTGTAGTGGAGCTGGATTACAATGAACGAAAGAAAGCACAACGAAAAATCCAAAATTTAGAGCGCGATATCGAAAAATTTGAAGCCAGTTTATTGGAAATGCAAAAGAAAATGGAAGATCCTGAATTTTATCTATCTGCTGGAGCTGCCAAGCTTATGGAGGAGTATGATAGAGAAAAATTAAAATTAAAGGAGTGTATGGACTCCTGGGAAAACGTATCTAGTTTATTGGGATAGAAATAAAAAAAGGCCTTAAAGCCTATGCCTTAAAGCCTTTGGTGTACTAGTCAGATACTTCTAAATCAAAACTATATTACTTAACAATTAAAAGAGACACTCTAAATAATCCAGAGGAGGACCACCGCTACATATTTTTAATTTCAAAGTATTATTTAGAAATTAGTTCGAAGCGCGAAGAAAGGATTTTGTTAAACCATCCCTGAAAGTCCCATGTTTACAAATATAACCAAACCTAAGATTTGTAAGATCGGTAGTCCTGCTCAACTGGATTCCATTTTTCAATATTCAAATCAAGCTTCCGTATTCATTAACGTTTTAATGAACTGGATGATACAAAGGTCTAGTAATTATATAAGCTGCACATCAGGGTAAACCCTGATTTTTAAAAATCAGGGTTTACCCTGATTGGAGTCAGGGTAAACCCTGATTCCGCTAAGCTTGATTTTTAAATAGGAATTTGAACTAAAAACAGAGTTCCTTGATTATCAGACGATTCTATGTTAAACTCGCCTTTTAAGTAATTTATGCGACTTCGGATGTTTTCCAGGCCCATTCCCCGTTTTACGGTTTCTGCGTCAAACCCTTTTCCGTCGTCTTCAACGGAAATCGTCATTTCATAGGAGGATTTAGATAACTGGACAAAGATCTCTTTACAATCGGCATGTTTGATCGAATTATTGACCAATTCTTGTATAACCCGGTAAATATTTAATGCGATATTGGAATCGATTGTTCCCGGCTTTTCAAAACCGAAATATTGGAAGATAATATTGGGACCGTGTTCGTGTATATATCGATTTAATAAATCTCGGATGGCTTCAATTAAACCAAGTTTTTCAAGGGAGCCTGGTTTAAGGTCGTTGCTGATATTTCGTACTTCATCACAAGCAGTATCAATTAAATCGTACAGTTTTGTATAGGATTCCTGGCCAGTAATTTTTTGCTCATGGACCAATTTATCAAAACGAAGTTTTATGGTTGAGAGCAAACCGCCTAAGCTGTCATGTAAATCCTGTGCGATGCGTTCACGTTCCGACTCCTGACCATCAATCATGGACTGCATCGACTGGAGCTGCATGTTATTTTCCAGCTCCTTAATTTTTTGATTGTTAATTTGAGCACTTTGATCATGAATGATATTGCTGGTTTCTAGTTTTTGTTGATAAAATAAAATCACAAAAAAACCGGCTAATAAAATTGCTGCAATGCTAAATAATAAACTATATAAAGTAAAATTCGAACGACGACTTTTTAATTCAAATAGTCGTTTGCTTTTTTCAAGATCTATTTTTTCTGTTTGAAACTCCTTTTGTTCGTACTTCCCAATCAGTTTTGAAAGCGATTCCGAATTTTTAATTTCATTAAGTGTATCGTTATATTTTACAAAGCTTAACAAGTATTCAGAGGATTGTTTAAAGTCTCCTGCATTGTGATTGCACTCATAAAGACGAAAGGAAAATTCTTTACAATAATCAAAATATTTGATGGGTTTGACAAGTGCTAAGGCTTTTTTAAAAATAATTTCAGATTTTTTAAAATTGGCATTGATATAAAAATATTCACCTAAAACCTCCAAAGCCTTAATTTGTAAGTCTATGTTACCTATCGATTTAGCATATTTAAATACATTATTAAGAGAAGCAGGGGATCCCAATCGGTTTAAAAATAGATATGCATCTACTAATCCATGTTCATTTTTACAAAACTCATTGTAGCTATCCGCCTTTTTGTTTTCGCATTGTCCTAAAAAATAAAAAGCCATATCTGTATTGCCCATTTTTTTATAGGCGTAAGCAAGTGCATGTTGACTTCGCACCAAGTCAAGGTCACGACCTTCTTGTTTAAAATAGACATGGCAATATTCAAGGCTATTAATCGCTTTTTGAAAGAATCCCAGGATTTGGTAAATACGTGCTAGCAGGAAGCGATAATAGTAAACTTTCTCAAGATTGTTTTCCTGCTTATAATACTCAATTGCATTTAAAATACTGCTAACCGCTTCCTGGTAACGGTGTCCAGATATATCTGATTCAATCTCAGTTTCGAGATTGTCCGGTTCAAGTAATGAAATTTGAAAAGAATCTTGTTGAATGGCTAAGCTGTCCTGGGCTGTGATTTCTTTTGAACTCAAAGCCATCAAATAAAGGATCAGTAGAATGCTTTTCAATTGTATTTTATTTTTCAACCAACTTTAACTCAAGAGCAGCCCGTACCAATCCAGCTGAGTTTCTAACATTTAATTTAGAAACCAGGCTACTTCTATGAGATTCAACAGTTTTCAAGCTTATAAATAATTTTTCTGCGATTTCAGGAGTGGTATATTCCTTCACGATTAAGGCTAAAACCTCTAGTTCGCGTTTTGAAATTTCAGGTATTAAAAATGTACTGGTTTTCTTATGGGTCGGTTTTTTTAATAATGCGCCCATAATGGTTTCCGTTACATCTTTACTAAAATAGGTTTGTCCGGCAGCAACAGTTTCTATAGCCTGGACCAGTTCAGCCCGACCCGTATTTTTAAGAATATAGCCCTGAGCACCGTTGTTTAACATCTCAGACACAATACTCTCTTCATTGTACATCGAAACAGCGATAATTTTAACATCGGGAAAATCAGCGTTAATTTTCTTTGCAACTTCAATGCCACTCATATCTGGAAGGTTAATATCAAGTAAAAGGACATCAATTTGTTGCTTCGATAACATTGGAAATACGGATTTGCCATCAAAGCATCTGTCAACAACTTTAATGGTCTCTTCGTCTCTCAATATAGATTCAATGCCATCCACAAACATGGCATGGTCATCTGCAATGGCAACTTTGTGCATTGTAATATTTTGATTAAAAATAGAGGGAATGATTGAAAATGGAAAACAAAGCTACTTAAGATTTTTACAATTTCCGAGTAGATTGCCATTTTCTTAATTGATTTAATAAGGCTTTTAAGTCTTTTGGCAAAGGGCATTCAAAATGATATAATTGACCGTATAGACTGAATTCCAGTGAATTAGCATGAAGTGCAGTCCTACTTAATAGAGGCCTTTCTTGTTCAAAATCAGCTATTTTAGCTCGACTTTTTATGTCTTTTATAAATAGTTCACTTCTTTGGCTATAAAGTGGATCACAAAGAATTGGGCAGGAAATGGCAGCTAGATGAACCCTTATTTGATGTGTTCTGCCTGTTTTAGGCTCCAGCTCAAGCATGCAAAAATTTCTAAAGGACTCAAGGATTTTATAATATGTAATTGAAGGTTTTCCATTTTTATGAATCGTCATTTTACCGGTTTCAAATACAGAATGAGCAATGGGTAAATTTATGATACCAGATTCAGGATTAGGGCAGTTTTCGGTAAAACTTATATAGCGTTTTTGGATTTCATGATTTTCAAAAAGCAATGATAATAAGCGATGACTTTCCGCGTTTTTTGCAAACAAAACCAATCCACTCGTTTCTTTATCAATTCGATGTACAATAAAAATTTCGTCGTGACTTGCATTCAATAGGTTCAATAAATTGGGCTTATTGGGATCATACCGGTCGGGAATTGTTAATAAACCAGAAGGCTTATTGACAACTAACAAATGTTCATTTTCAAATAGAATGTCACAATTTGCAGCTGCCATCAATTTTTAAAGTAATGTTTTGGGATAATTGAAAATTCTTTATTCCCAGAAAAATAGAATTGGACAAAAACGCTTGCTTTCAAAATACCTTTTTGATTAAATTTATCATACGCTAGATTTCTTATTTGCTTGTCCAAAAATTGTTTCTTTTGAATTAAATACAAGGTATTAATAATAACAACAATATATGCCTGTATGATTTTGTAAAATATTTTAAACTTACCTTTTAGTAAATAACTGATCGCAATTAGCATATCCAATACAAATCGAATTGGTAGAATATAAAGTAATTGAAGGTAATCCGAGTTTTTGAAAATAGTAAATAAGTTATTTCTGAAATTCAAATAGGTTTTTCTTGGATTGTCGTAATCCAACGTTCCTCCGCCTAAATGATAAACTACAGAATTTGGCACATAAATTATTTTTCCGCCTAAACGTTTTACCCGCCAGCACAAGTCAATTTCTTCCTGATGGGCAAAATAATCTCCATCAAAGCCTCCCATGGCTTTAAATACAACCGATTTAATGACCATTGCAGCCCCACTTGCCCAAAATATTTCAGAAAGCTCCTGGTATTGATTGGTATCAGTTTCAAGATAATCAATAATTCTTCCTTTGCAAAATGGATACCCTAAAAAATCAATATAGCCTCCTGCAGCTCCAGCATATTCAAATTTTTCTGGTTCAGTCAATGATAAAATTTTTGGCTGTGCAATCAGAATGCTTGAATCCCTTTCCATTTCAGAAATTAATGGACTGATCCAATCATCTTTAACTATAACATCCGAGTTTAGGAGAATAAAGTAATCTGCATCAATTTGAGCAAGTCCTTTATTGTATCCAGATGCAAAGCCATAGTTCTTTTTAAGTTTAATGATTTTTATTTCAGGAAAATGGTGTTCTAAAAAAACACAACTTGCGTCTGTTGAATTATTATCGATAATATATAAAGGGATGTTCCTGGTATTGTGTTTTACTATGGATGGTAAATATTCTTTTAAAAAATGGTAACCATTAAAATTCAGAATTACAATTGCAAATATTGGATTTCTGTAAGGAACCGTATGTAATTCATTTCTAAGCAGCGCTTTTTTTGTGGCGAGTTCATCTGACTGAATTTGAAGTTTTAATTGATCAAAATTTTCAAATTTTTGATCATTTCTAATAAAATCAATCAGTTTAACACAGATCGAATTGCCATAAATTTCTTTATTAAATTCAAATAAATGAACTTCAACCGTTGAATTTGCAGATTCTTTAAGTGTTTCGCTAGTGCCAATGTAGAGCATCCCATCATAAAGTATCCCATCAACTTGCACTTTTGCTGCGTAAATTCCATTTGGTGGAATTAATTTAGACGAATCTGTAAACTCTAAATTAGCTGTTGGGTAGCCAAGTTTTCGTCCTAATTTATCACCGGATATCACTTTGCCTTCTAATTGATATGGGTAGCCTAAGTACAAATTGGCCTGATGAATTTTTTGTCTTGAATTAAATTCCTAATTTTTTGTGGAACTTACTTTCGATTCCTGAACGTATTGCGCTTTTATTTCATCAAATTCAAAATAATGATTAGCTGCATAGCTACGTAATAGTTGACAATCTCCTTTACCGTCTTTTCCAAAACGATGATCGTAACCTGCAATAATCTTTTTAGGTGTAAAATTTTTTAAAAGAAAGTTTTCAATATAATCTTCGGGCAACATTTGTGCAAACGAATAATCAAAATCTACTAGAACCAAATAATCCAAAGCCGTTCCATTTAGAAGTTGAATTTTCTCTTCCAATGTGTTTAATAAGGCGACGGGCAGATCACCTGGATCTAATACGGTTCTCGGGTGCGGGTAAAATGAAATCAGAATGCTTTCCCCATTTAATAAGGATGCAGATTGACAAAGTTGTGTTATTATTTTTTTATGCGCTAAATGGAGTCCGTCAAAGGTACCAACTGTTAATACAGGATTTTTGAAAGCAGGTAAAGGGTCTTGCCCATAATAAATGATGCGCATAAAAAACAGATTTGCAAATTTATTAATTTTAATAGACCATTCCGGTATAATTCGAATTATTTTTGTGCTAAATATGAATCAGTTAGTTCAGGAAATTGTTGAAAAATTACAAGTTGTTATCGAGCCAGATTCTGGCAGAAGTATTGTTCAGCTTCGGATGATTAGAGACATTCGATTGGAAAATGGCCAATTTCATTTTAAGATTTATCTTCCTTCAGCCAGTTATAAACATAAAGACAGCTTATATGCCGAAATTCATGAGGTTTTAGGCAAGTTCTTTCCTGATCTTGAACTGCATGCTCATTTTGTGAATCAGTTGCCTATGACGGATGCTCCTAATACCAATTTTCCAAATATTTCCAATTTTATTGCTGTTGGATCTGGAAAAGGAGGGGTAGGAAAATCCAGTATTTCCGCATTTTTGGCAATTGCTCTTAAAACTGCAGGCTATAAAGTCGGTTTGTTGGATGCCGATTTATATGGACCCTCAATTCCAACCATGTTTGGAATCCGTGATCTTAAGCCAAAAGTGCTTGAATCTGACGGAAAGCATAAGATGCAACCTATAGATGTAAATGGAATTTCTATTATTTCTTTAGGCAATATTATTGATCCTGAACAGGCTGTTGTATTAAGAGGACCGCGTTTAGCGGCTATTATCAAACAATTTTTCTTTGATACCCTTTGGCCAGAATTGGATTATTTAATTATTGATTTACCACCGGGGACAGGGGATGTACAGCTTACACTTGTACAAACAATTCCGCTTACGGGTGTCGTAATGGTAACGACTCCACAGGAAATAGCCTATATCGATGCCGTTAAAGCGGCTAATATGTTTACTTTGGATCAAATAAAAGTTCCAATTTTAGGTGTTATTGAAAATATGTCTTGGTTTGAACCCGATGACATGCCAGGTAAAAAGTATTTTATATTTGGAGAAGGAGCCGGCCAAAGGCTTGCAGAAAAAACACATTCCAGTCTTTTAGGGCAAATTCCAATAAAACAAGGAATGCGTCAATCTTTTGACATTGGACAAGCATTTCAATTGGATTCTTATTATTCAGAATTGTTTAAAACGATCATTTTGAAATTGAAGGAAAAAATAGATATTCGGAATTTAATTTATGCTCCGAGTCAGGTAGTCCAGGCAAATTAATACGTACCATGTTTAAATCTTCTGAATTTCTATTTGATCAAATCCAACTCAAAAGGAGTCTTTTATGTGTAGGTTTGGATCCGGATATATCAAAATTGCCAGCTGTTTATAAAAATCTAGATGAGCCTTATTATAATTTTTGTAAGGACATTGTGGAGTTAACTCATACAAAAGCAATCGCCTTTAAAATAAATATAGCTTTTTTTGAAGCTTTGGGAGTTGACGGCTGGATACAGTTTGAGAAGCTAATTAAAATGATCCCTCCAGATTGTTTCATAATAGCGGATTCTAAACGGGCTGATATTGGAAATACTTCAAAGCAGTATGCGAATTATTATTTCAATAAAGTTAATGTAGATGCTTTGACTTTGCACCCATATATGGGTGTGGATTCATTACAACCTTTTCTTGATTTCAAAGATAAATACAGCATTATTCTTGCGTTGACTTCAAATCCAGGAAGTGCTGATTTTGAATTTATGGAAGATTCAAAAGGTATTTTATTATTTGAAAGAGTTATTGAAAAATTTGTGCAACTCGAGGCCTCAAAAAATATAATGTTTGTCTGTGGTGCAACCCATCCTAAGGAATTTACCAGGATTCGCAAGATTTGTCCAGACCATTTCTTGCTGGTACCTGGAGTGGGAGAGCAAGGAGGCGTTTTGAAGGATACAATAAAAACAGGTCGAAATGCTACGGGTGGATTGTTAATTACAATTTCTCGAAAAATTTGCTATCCAAGTGAAAATTTGGATTTTAAAACAGAAGTATTAGCTGCTGCTATTAATTTTCAAAGGGAATCTTACAATTATTTTATTGAATCCTGATTTTTTGAAAGTAGAATTTTTTTTATACGCTTATCTTTGGAAAGATAAAATTCAATAATTCGGTTGGATTCAATATTTCCAGGATAAGGCCGAAGAGATTCTTTTAATAAATTAATATCGCTATACCCTTCATTTTTGTTTAGGTAACCTGTAAAACTGCAGAAGCCATCTTCAACAAGCACTACCCCAAATTCATCATAGTGTGGACCCTCCGTGAGTAAAATAAAATCATGCTTAAAAATTTTATTTACTTCGTCGCATGCTTTATTAAAACGGTCAATATATTCTTGTAGATTTTCCTTTCCGACACAAGCTCCGTGGCATTGTCCAATTTGAAATCCGTTACATGGTTTTCCTTCAGCGTTCTGTGAATTTATCTTTGTGCAAAGTTGATGGTTAAACAGAATTAAATCGAGATGTTGTTTGGCTGATAATTTGCTGGGATAATGGTAAATTACTTCATCTAGCTGATCGAGCCATTCCGGTTCTTTAATTGAAAAAACTGGAAATTTGTCAGGAGTTCTTCTTACGGTCATGAGATATGCATGAGATTTTTTCCTAAGCGCTCTATTGATTTCAGGTTGAAATTCTTTAATTTCTTTAATTTCAAGTAAAGAGGCTAACAGTTCACTCCCGGTTAAAGTAAAATCAATTGCATGAACCCCGGTTAACATTTTTAATGTTTTGGTACTTGTATCATTAAAATGCTGATAAACACGTTCCTTAATATTTTTGCTTTTCCCAATATAGATCGCCTCAAATTGTATGTTTTTCATGCGATACACTCCAGGAAATTCTGGAAGATTTTCAATATCATTTTTATTTAGGGTAGAGGGTATTTTTGTTTCACTTAATAAAGTAGCAATTGGATTGTAGGTGGAATCAAGATTATTGCTACATTTCATAATCCTGCAAAACACATCCAGCGTAGCTAATGTATCATCCATTGCACGGTGTCTGTTTTTGACTTCAATTTTAAAGTGAGTAATTAATGATCCAAGACTATAAGATCGCAAGCCTTTAAAATACCTTCTACTGAGTTGGACAGTGCACAATTTTTTTCTTGAAAATGTATAGCCTAACTGATGAAATTCTTCTTTGATAAAACTGTAATCAAAAAATACATTATGGGCAACAAAAATGCAATCTTCCGTTTTAATTAATATTTCTTTAGCGATTTCGTAAAATTTTGGAGCGTTTTCGACCATTTCATTTGTGATTCCGGTAATACGGGTAATTTCAAATGGAATGGATCGTTCAGGATTGATGAGACTTTCATATCGATCAATTATTTTATCATCCTGGTATACGATTATAGCAATTTCTGTAATTTTGTCACGCTTAGCTATGCCACCAGTAGTTTCTATATCGATTATTGCAAAACGAGGACGTGTCAAATTTGTTCTCTTGTTTTTAGTATTAAGTTATTTAACGCAATCAAAATTAAATGCTTTTGCAGAACTGGTGTATTCAAAGCCAAAAATAATTTTACCCGGAGCCTTTCGTATGGATTCCTATTTGAATTTATTGAATGGGAAGCGAGTTGGGTTAGTAGTAAACCATAGTTCGAAGTTGGACCAAATCCATTTAGTGGATACCTTGTTAGATAAAGAGATTCAAATTGTTAAAATATTTGCCCCAGAGCATGGATTTCGAGGAGAAATAGAGGCTGGGGGAACAATTGAAAATCAAATAGACTTCAAAACGGGATTGCCTATAGTTTCTATTTATGGAAAAAAATCTAAACCCAGTACCGAAGATCTTAAGGATGTGGATTGCATACTATTTGATATTCAAGATGTTGGGGTCCGTTTTTTTACGTATATAAGCACCTTGCATTATGTTATGGAAGCGTGTGCTGAAAACGGAATTCCTCTTATAGTTTTGGATAGACCCAATCCGAATGGTTATTTTGTTGACGGCCCTGTATTAGATAGTTGTTGTAAAAGTTTTATCGGTGTTGACCCCATTCCAATTGTTTATGGAATGACTATAGGTGAACTTGCAAAGATGATTAAAGGAGAAGGTTGGATAAAATCTGGAAACAAGCTTCAATTAAAAGTTATTCCTTGTATAAATTATACTCACAAGTCATTTTATGAATTACCTATCAATCCTTCACCTAATTTAAAGAATCAATTAGCTGTATTGTTGTATCCTTCTCTTTGTTTTTTTGAGGGAACGAGCTTAAGTGTAGGTAGAGGGACTGATTGGCCGTTTCTTATTTATGGTCATCCACTTTTTTTTAATAAATATCCATTTAGTTTTACTCCAATCTCCCGCACGGAAGCCATGAATCCGCCATGGAAAAATCAAATGTGCTTTGGACTTGATTTACGCACGCTTAATTTAATGGATTTAAGAAAATCAAAGAAAATTCAGTTAAAGTATCTTATAGATGCATTCCAAAAAATACCCAATAAAGACAGCTTCTTTTTAAAGAATTTATTTTTTGATAAACTTGCAGGAACTGCTAATCTTCGGATAAATTTAATAGCCGGTTATACCGAAGCAGAAATTAGAAAAACCTGGCAAGCTGGTATTAAAAAGTTTATGGTAAAAAGAAAGAAATACCTATTGTACGAAGACTTTTAATTTAATCTTTGTATCATGCCGGCAGCATTAAAGGTATAGGTTCCGCATTCTTTTTTCGGTGCTTTTTGATCTACCTGAAATTTATATTGTTGCATTTTTCGTTGTGCTTCCAAAATAAACTTCATATCTTTTGTTTTTGACAACTTTGGATTGTATTTTATATAAGTAACTAAACCTTCCCGATTTATACACATATTAAACACAACAATTTGTGCATTGACTCTAGCAAGATCTTTTAAATCGGGTCTCCAAATTGGTTTTCGCTTAAGCGGACCCGTTTCATCAAAGTCAACACCTACACCATCTCCGGAGCCGGTACCTGTTCCAGAACCTGTGCCACCACCTCCGCCTGCTCCTGAGCCTGAATTTGCAGGTCCAGCACCTGTTCCTGTTCCAGTTCCTGTGCCAGTACCACCACTTCCCGGATTATCATCGTCACCTGTTGAGGCATTACCGGATGTTCCATGAGCCCCACCGGTTGAAGGTGCTGGTTTGGTTTCGACTGGAGGTTTTATAACTTCAGGACTTGGACGTGTTGTAGGGGTATGTGTTTCAACTTTTGGAGGATCCACCTTTACGACTTGAGGCTCTGCTTCAACCAATACGGGTTTAGGAGCTGGTGTCGTAGGAACTGGGATTGTTTTTTGTGGTTCAGCTCGGTCGATTTGCTTTTCCATTTCTTCTAAGGCAGGTTTTGCTTCACTTCCTT
Protein-coding sequences here:
- a CDS encoding RluA family pseudouridine synthase — its product is MAAANCDILFENEHLLVVNKPSGLLTIPDRYDPNKPNLLNLLNASHDEIFIVHRIDKETSGLVLFAKNAESHRLLSLLFENHEIQKRYISFTENCPNPESGIINLPIAHSVFETGKMTIHKNGKPSITYYKILESFRNFCMLELEPKTGRTHQIRVHLAAISCPILCDPLYSQRSELFIKDIKSRAKIADFEQERPLLSRTALHANSLEFSLYGQLYHFECPLPKDLKALLNQLRKWQSTRKL
- a CDS encoding sensor histidine kinase: MKSILLILYLMALSSKEITAQDSLAIQQDSFQISLLEPDNLETEIESDISGHRYQEAVSSILNAIEYYKQENNLEKVYYYRFLLARIYQILGFFQKAINSLEYCHVYFKQEGRDLDLVRSQHALAYAYKKMGNTDMAFYFLGQCENKKADSYNEFCKNEHGLVDAYLFLNRLGSPASLNNVFKYAKSIGNIDLQIKALEVLGEYFYINANFKKSEIIFKKALALVKPIKYFDYCKEFSFRLYECNHNAGDFKQSSEYLLSFVKYNDTLNEIKNSESLSKLIGKYEQKEFQTEKIDLEKSKRLFELKSRRSNFTLYSLLFSIAAILLAGFFVILFYQQKLETSNIIHDQSAQINNQKIKELENNMQLQSMQSMIDGQESERERIAQDLHDSLGGLLSTIKLRFDKLVHEQKITGQESYTKLYDLIDTACDEVRNISNDLKPGSLEKLGLIEAIRDLLNRYIHEHGPNIIFQYFGFEKPGTIDSNIALNIYRVIQELVNNSIKHADCKEIFVQLSKSSYEMTISVEDDGKGFDAETVKRGMGLENIRSRINYLKGEFNIESSDNQGTLFLVQIPI
- a CDS encoding response regulator transcription factor, which translates into the protein MHKVAIADDHAMFVDGIESILRDEETIKVVDRCFDGKSVFPMLSKQQIDVLLLDINLPDMSGIEVAKKINADFPDVKIIAVSMYNEESIVSEMLNNGAQGYILKNTGRAELVQAIETVAAGQTYFSKDVTETIMGALLKKPTHKKTSTFLIPEISKRELEVLALIVKEYTTPEIAEKLFISLKTVESHRSSLVSKLNVRNSAGLVRAALELKLVEK
- a CDS encoding GIY-YIG nuclease family protein, which encodes MTRPRFAIIDIETTGGIAKRDKITEIAIIVYQDDKIIDRYESLINPERSIPFEITRITGITNEMVENAPKFYEIAKEILIKTEDCIFVAHNVFFDYSFIKEEFHQLGYTFSRKKLCTVQLSRRYFKGLRSYSLGSLITHFKIEVKNRHRAMDDTLATLDVFCRIMKCSNNLDSTYNPIATLLSETKIPSTLNKNDIENLPEFPGVYRMKNIQFEAIYIGKSKNIKERVYQHFNDTSTKTLKMLTGVHAIDFTLTGSELLASLLEIKEIKEFQPEINRALRKKSHAYLMTVRRTPDKFPVFSIKEPEWLDQLDEVIYHYPSKLSAKQHLDLILFNHQLCTKINSQNAEGKPCNGFQIGQCHGACVGKENLQEYIDRFNKACDEVNKIFKHDFILLTEGPHYDEFGVVLVEDGFCSFTGYLNKNEGYSDINLLKESLRPYPGNIESNRIIEFYLSKDKRIKKILLSKNQDSIK
- a CDS encoding DUF1343 domain-containing protein, whose translation is MFLVLSYLTQSKLNAFAELVYSKPKIILPGAFRMDSYLNLLNGKRVGLVVNHSSKLDQIHLVDTLLDKEIQIVKIFAPEHGFRGEIEAGGTIENQIDFKTGLPIVSIYGKKSKPSTEDLKDVDCILFDIQDVGVRFFTYISTLHYVMEACAENGIPLIVLDRPNPNGYFVDGPVLDSCCKSFIGVDPIPIVYGMTIGELAKMIKGEGWIKSGNKLQLKVIPCINYTHKSFYELPINPSPNLKNQLAVLLYPSLCFFEGTSLSVGRGTDWPFLIYGHPLFFNKYPFSFTPISRTEAMNPPWKNQMCFGLDLRTLNLMDLRKSKKIQLKYLIDAFQKIPNKDSFFLKNLFFDKLAGTANLRINLIAGYTEAEIRKTWQAGIKKFMVKRKKYLLYEDF
- a CDS encoding glycosyltransferase, whose translation is MYLGYPYQLEGKVISGDKLGRKLGYPTANLEFTDSSKLIPPNGIYAAKVQVDGILYDGMLYIGTSETLKESANSTVEVHLFEFNKEIYGNSICVKLIDFIRNDQKFENFDQLKLQIQSDELATKKALLRNELHTVPYRNPIFAIVILNFNGYHFLKEYLPSIVKHNTRNIPLYIIDNNSTDASCVFLEHHFPEIKIIKLKKNYGFASGYNKGLAQIDADYFILLNSDVIVKDDWISPLISEMERDSSILIAQPKILSLTEPEKFEYAGAAGGYIDFLGYPFCKGRIIDYLETDTNQYQELSEIFWASGAAMVIKSVVFKAMGGFDGDYFAHQEEIDLCWRVKRLGGKIIYVPNSVVYHLGGGTLDYDNPRKTYLNFRNNLFTIFKNSDYLQLLYILPIRFVLDMLIAISYLLKGKFKIFYKIIQAYIVVIINTLYLIQKKQFLDKQIRNLAYDKFNQKGILKASVFVQFYFSGNKEFSIIPKHYFKN
- the pyrF gene encoding orotidine-5'-phosphate decarboxylase, whose translation is MFKSSEFLFDQIQLKRSLLCVGLDPDISKLPAVYKNLDEPYYNFCKDIVELTHTKAIAFKINIAFFEALGVDGWIQFEKLIKMIPPDCFIIADSKRADIGNTSKQYANYYFNKVNVDALTLHPYMGVDSLQPFLDFKDKYSIILALTSNPGSADFEFMEDSKGILLFERVIEKFVQLEASKNIMFVCGATHPKEFTRIRKICPDHFLLVPGVGEQGGVLKDTIKTGRNATGGLLITISRKICYPSENLDFKTEVLAAAINFQRESYNYFIES
- a CDS encoding Mrp/NBP35 family ATP-binding protein → MNQLVQEIVEKLQVVIEPDSGRSIVQLRMIRDIRLENGQFHFKIYLPSASYKHKDSLYAEIHEVLGKFFPDLELHAHFVNQLPMTDAPNTNFPNISNFIAVGSGKGGVGKSSISAFLAIALKTAGYKVGLLDADLYGPSIPTMFGIRDLKPKVLESDGKHKMQPIDVNGISIISLGNIIDPEQAVVLRGPRLAAIIKQFFFDTLWPELDYLIIDLPPGTGDVQLTLVQTIPLTGVVMVTTPQEIAYIDAVKAANMFTLDQIKVPILGVIENMSWFEPDDMPGKKYFIFGEGAGQRLAEKTHSSLLGQIPIKQGMRQSFDIGQAFQLDSYYSELFKTIILKLKEKIDIRNLIYAPSQVVQAN